A single genomic interval of Longimicrobiaceae bacterium harbors:
- a CDS encoding chemotaxis protein CheW produces MSAVSVLLGGAVYGIPVERVERILRPPAVSRVPFAPRDVLGIAQVGGVMMAVLDLGTRLRGAPAGEPGRLLVVSRGRGTEPVGLRVDAVGGLVDTEGHVAAPPDEAEAALPPGWLTGTVETADGRRVALLDVERVLEGGQA; encoded by the coding sequence GTGAGCGCGGTGTCGGTGCTCCTGGGCGGCGCGGTGTACGGCATCCCGGTGGAGCGCGTGGAGCGCATCCTCCGCCCTCCCGCCGTGTCGCGTGTCCCGTTCGCGCCCCGCGACGTGCTGGGGATCGCGCAGGTGGGCGGGGTGATGATGGCGGTGCTGGACCTGGGCACGCGCCTGCGCGGCGCCCCGGCCGGCGAGCCCGGCCGCCTCCTGGTGGTGAGCCGCGGGCGCGGGACGGAGCCGGTGGGGCTGCGGGTGGACGCGGTGGGCGGGCTGGTGGACACGGAGGGCCACGTGGCCGCGCCGCCGGACGAGGCGGAGGCGGCGCTGCCGCCGGGGTGGCTTACGGGAACGGTGGAGACGGCCGACGGGCGGCGGGTGGCGCTGCTCGACGTTGAACGCGTGCTCGAGGGAGGCCAGGCGTGA
- a CDS encoding DUF488 domain-containing protein, producing the protein MERPINTVGHSTRSIEEFLELLRENGVELLVDVRRFPGSRRFPQFGSEALAAALREAGIAYVHEPEMGGRRAPAKTADLSPSPNGAWRSAAFRAYADHTATPAFQAALQRLVDASQTMRPTVMCAEAVPWRCHRQLIADALVARGIRVLNIIGPGGATPHERSPHAVVLPGARVVYPAPRDGQSDLFSG; encoded by the coding sequence ATGGAGAGGCCCATCAATACGGTCGGACACTCGACCCGGTCGATCGAGGAGTTCCTGGAGCTGCTGCGGGAGAACGGCGTGGAGCTGCTGGTGGACGTGCGGCGGTTCCCCGGCTCACGGCGCTTTCCGCAGTTCGGCAGCGAGGCGCTTGCGGCGGCGTTGCGCGAGGCGGGCATCGCGTACGTGCACGAGCCGGAGATGGGCGGCCGCCGCGCCCCCGCGAAGACGGCGGACCTGTCGCCGTCGCCCAACGGCGCGTGGCGCAGCGCCGCCTTCCGGGCCTATGCGGACCACACCGCCACGCCCGCGTTCCAGGCGGCCCTCCAGCGCCTCGTGGACGCTTCGCAGACGATGCGCCCCACGGTGATGTGTGCCGAGGCGGTGCCGTGGCGCTGCCATCGCCAGCTCATCGCGGACGCCCTGGTGGCGCGCGGCATCCGCGTGCTGAACATCATCGGCCCGGGGGGCGCCACGCCGCACGAGCGGTCGCCGCATGCGGTCGTGCTTCCGGGCGCACGCGTGGTGTACCCCGCGCCCCGCGACGGCCAGAGCGACCTCTTCTCCGGCTGA
- a CDS encoding response regulator, which produces MPSERKKLLVVEDSPMMCRMYRIVLAPAYDLVFAADGSEGLDAAAREDGLDLLVVDVNMPRMDGLEFIRRLRGELGMTEVPVLVCSTEAAEGDRALAESAGANGFLPKPWRPEQLKAAVHEQLGEAP; this is translated from the coding sequence GTGCCCAGTGAGCGGAAGAAGTTGCTGGTGGTGGAGGACAGCCCCATGATGTGCCGAATGTACCGCATCGTCCTGGCGCCGGCGTACGACCTGGTGTTCGCGGCCGACGGCTCCGAGGGGCTGGACGCGGCGGCGCGCGAGGACGGGCTGGACCTGCTGGTGGTGGACGTGAACATGCCGCGCATGGACGGGCTGGAGTTCATCCGCCGGCTGCGGGGCGAGCTGGGGATGACCGAGGTGCCGGTGCTCGTCTGCTCGACCGAGGCGGCGGAGGGCGACCGCGCGCTGGCCGAGTCTGCCGGCGCGAACGGCTTCCTCCCCAAGCCCTGGCGCCCGGAGCAGCTCAAGGCCGCGGTGCACGAGCAGCTGGGAGAGGCGCCGTGA
- a CDS encoding YceI family protein: protein MVGTLASLLLAPALLLGGGPAPAPAVTAAPPAPVTWEIDPAHTEVSFRIRHLVSRVTGRFNTFSGTIVADPARLAGGSVNVTIQAASIDTNNERRDTHLRSADFFDAATYPTLTFRSTRVEVSGKALKVYGNLTIRGVTTPVVLDGELLAVGGAPGKRRIGFEASTTIDRMDYGVAWNRAAEGGGTVLSDEVQITLNVEAVEKV, encoded by the coding sequence ATGGTCGGCACCCTCGCTTCGCTGCTGCTCGCGCCCGCCCTTCTGCTGGGCGGCGGGCCCGCGCCCGCGCCGGCCGTCACCGCCGCGCCCCCGGCGCCCGTCACCTGGGAGATCGACCCCGCGCACACCGAGGTGTCGTTCCGCATCCGGCACCTGGTGAGCCGCGTGACGGGGCGGTTCAACACCTTCTCGGGCACCATCGTGGCCGACCCGGCGCGGCTGGCCGGCGGCTCGGTGAACGTGACCATCCAGGCCGCCAGCATCGACACCAACAACGAGCGCCGCGACACGCACCTGCGCTCGGCAGACTTCTTCGACGCCGCCACGTACCCCACGCTCACGTTCCGCAGCACGCGCGTGGAGGTGAGCGGCAAGGCGCTCAAGGTGTACGGGAACCTCACCATCCGCGGCGTGACCACGCCGGTGGTGCTGGACGGCGAGCTGCTGGCGGTGGGGGGCGCGCCGGGCAAGCGCCGCATCGGGTTCGAGGCGAGCACCACCATCGACCGCATGGACTACGGCGTGGCCTGGAACCGCGCGGCCGAGGGCGGCGGCACCGTCCTCAGCGACGAGGTGCAGATCACCCTCAACGTCGAGGCGGTCGAGAAGGTCTGA
- a CDS encoding chemotaxis protein CheW: MSDSFDFAELFTDFRDEGRDQLALLDAALGALERRDAAGAGAGRAELLRGLHTLKGNAGMLGLRPLQDLVHGMETLLKHPPEALFGIAGAMQEAASAIRRAVEHAGAPGQDESLAVLAALRLPQPGDAPDTRSAAAGERAGDVVSPADPSSPPQEELPKTAAAPLADASAQPEKPASPAAALRASPAARKPAAAAASFQPGAIASPESPRVSTSPASPDISASPEAMGGSPSAGVPSASVATADSGSASPGTAGGTASPENQRGSDEAAGISLASGKPRGLESAAPRAASSEKAVGARPGAAAKSAPGGESPEEAGGVPGAASRDRPAAVASSVSGGSVAAGRTAAEGAHAEADASPEGVAERRAAEGAAGLPQASDMREEVLRVPFARLDAMLHQVGELATAAAGLEAWVAANRAELEAVGLRRAATERVEALAATVEATGRSARQLRTVPVARVFGRFPPLAGDLARAQGKQVRVVLEGEQTELDKSTADAILDPLLHLVRNAVDHGVETPAEREAAGKPPAATLWLRAVSEGEMVRIEVEDDGRGLDGEAMLRRARELGWVGPAEVPPPAELADFVFRPGFSTRADVTELSGRGIGLDVVRSTVARLRGTVEVEQGDEGGARFVLRLPLTVALVPVLFMESAGQVLAIAASDVEEATRVGSVATVGAAEVVDVRGEALAVIRPSRLFGWEAAAEPRLAVVVRRGARAAAILADRLLEQRPATIRPLPAALGSPRGVSGATLDADGRVVLLLDAGEMMQLNVDLYREGARAQ; encoded by the coding sequence GTGAGCGACTCGTTCGACTTCGCGGAGCTGTTCACCGACTTCCGCGACGAGGGGCGCGACCAGCTCGCGCTGCTGGACGCGGCGCTGGGGGCGCTGGAGCGCCGCGACGCCGCGGGCGCCGGAGCCGGTCGCGCCGAGCTTCTGCGCGGGCTGCACACGCTGAAGGGGAACGCGGGGATGCTGGGCCTGCGCCCGCTCCAGGACCTGGTGCACGGCATGGAGACGCTGCTCAAGCACCCCCCCGAGGCGCTGTTCGGCATCGCGGGGGCCATGCAGGAAGCAGCGTCGGCGATACGGCGCGCGGTGGAGCACGCGGGCGCGCCGGGACAGGACGAGTCGCTGGCCGTGCTCGCCGCGCTGCGCCTGCCGCAGCCAGGGGACGCGCCGGACACGCGCTCGGCCGCGGCGGGGGAGCGGGCGGGCGACGTCGTCTCGCCCGCGGACCCGTCCTCGCCGCCGCAGGAGGAGCTGCCGAAGACCGCCGCGGCCCCACTCGCCGACGCGTCCGCACAGCCCGAGAAGCCAGCTTCACCCGCGGCGGCCCTCCGGGCTTCACCGGCGGCGAGGAAGCCTGCCGCGGCCGCAGCATCGTTCCAGCCGGGGGCCATCGCATCTCCGGAATCCCCCCGCGTCTCCACATCTCCCGCATCGCCGGACATCTCCGCCTCTCCGGAAGCGATGGGCGGATCCCCATCCGCCGGCGTCCCGTCCGCATCTGTGGCGACGGCGGACAGCGGCTCTGCATCGCCCGGAACGGCAGGCGGCACCGCATCCCCCGAAAATCAGCGCGGTTCCGACGAGGCGGCGGGGATCTCGCTGGCTTCCGGGAAGCCGCGAGGCCTGGAGAGCGCGGCTCCACGGGCCGCATCTTCGGAGAAGGCGGTGGGCGCGAGGCCGGGCGCTGCGGCGAAATCCGCACCGGGCGGGGAGTCGCCGGAGGAAGCGGGGGGAGTGCCCGGAGCCGCTTCGCGCGACCGGCCCGCGGCGGTCGCGTCTTCCGTCTCGGGCGGAAGCGTGGCGGCAGGCAGGACGGCGGCCGAGGGAGCGCACGCGGAGGCGGACGCATCTCCGGAAGGCGTGGCGGAGCGGCGCGCGGCCGAGGGCGCGGCGGGGCTCCCGCAGGCGAGCGACATGCGCGAGGAGGTGCTGCGCGTGCCCTTCGCCCGGCTGGACGCCATGCTGCACCAGGTGGGCGAGCTGGCCACGGCCGCCGCGGGCCTGGAGGCCTGGGTGGCCGCCAACCGCGCCGAGCTGGAGGCGGTGGGCCTGCGCCGCGCCGCCACCGAGCGCGTGGAGGCGCTGGCCGCGACGGTGGAGGCCACGGGCCGCTCGGCCCGGCAGCTCCGCACGGTGCCCGTGGCGCGCGTGTTCGGCCGCTTCCCGCCGCTGGCGGGCGACCTGGCGCGGGCGCAGGGCAAGCAGGTGCGCGTGGTGCTGGAGGGCGAGCAGACGGAGCTGGACAAGAGCACCGCCGACGCCATCCTGGACCCGCTGCTCCACCTGGTGCGCAACGCGGTGGACCACGGCGTGGAGACGCCGGCCGAGCGCGAGGCCGCGGGCAAGCCGCCCGCCGCCACGCTCTGGCTGCGCGCGGTGTCGGAAGGCGAGATGGTGCGCATAGAGGTGGAGGACGACGGGCGCGGGCTGGACGGCGAGGCGATGCTGCGGCGCGCGCGCGAGCTGGGCTGGGTGGGCCCGGCCGAGGTGCCGCCCCCGGCGGAGCTGGCGGACTTCGTGTTCCGCCCCGGCTTCTCCACCCGCGCGGACGTGACGGAGCTGTCCGGCCGCGGCATCGGGCTGGACGTGGTGCGCAGCACGGTCGCGCGCCTGCGGGGCACGGTGGAGGTGGAGCAGGGCGACGAGGGCGGCGCGCGCTTCGTGCTGCGGCTGCCGCTCACGGTGGCGCTGGTGCCGGTGCTGTTCATGGAGAGCGCGGGCCAGGTGCTGGCCATCGCCGCCAGCGACGTGGAGGAGGCGACGCGCGTGGGCTCGGTTGCGACCGTGGGCGCCGCCGAGGTCGTGGACGTGCGCGGCGAGGCGCTGGCCGTGATCCGCCCGTCGCGGCTCTTCGGGTGGGAGGCCGCGGCCGAGCCGCGGCTGGCGGTGGTGGTGCGGCGCGGGGCGCGCGCGGCGGCGATCCTGGCGGACCGGCTGCTGGAGCAGCGCCCGGCCACCATCCGCCCCCTGCCCGCCGCGCTGGGAAGCCCCCGCGGCGTGTCCGGCGCGACGCTGGACGCAGACGGCCGAGTGGTGCTCCTGCTGGACGCGGGCGAGATGATGCAGCTGAACGTGGACCTGTACCGGGAGGGCGCGCGTGCCCAGTGA